A genomic region of Ovis aries strain OAR_USU_Benz2616 breed Rambouillet chromosome 20, ARS-UI_Ramb_v3.0, whole genome shotgun sequence contains the following coding sequences:
- the LOC101109921 gene encoding placental prolactin-related protein 1-like produces the protein MAPAPSFRRYQWTYNPVRGSCLLLLLVMANLLLCQGNPCPSCGPDVFATSLRSLTDLFIDAVQLSHDFHNFSLVMINKFDEKYAQGKLYYINVTNTCHTNSFHFPEERDKVNQENNENITKWTLVLLYSWNNPLYHLVTELKSMKELLEDFLSTTMKIESMSEKLQALIESHFSKIVLPVLNMMHNASSTWSGLPSLTSSDEDRRHSELYNLFYCLHRDLHKVDMYIKFLGCRARKMC, from the exons atggctccagctcccagcttccGGAGATACCAGTGGACTTACAACCCTGTCAGAG GGTCCTGCCTTCTGCTGCTCCTGGTCATGGCAAATCTGCTCCTGTGCCAAGGCAACCCATGCCCGTCCTGCGGCCCTGACGTGTTTGCCACCTCCCTGAGATCCCTTACAGACTTGTTTATCGATGCTGTCCAGCTGTCCCACGACTTCCATAACTTTTCCTTAGTAATGATCAACAAGTTT GATGAAAAATATGCCCAGGGCAAACTGTACTATATCAATGTCACCAACACCTGCCACACCAATTCCTTCCATTTTCCCGAAGAAAGAGATAAAGTCAACCAGGAAAAC AATGAAAACATTACTAAGTGGACACTCGTGCTACTGTACTCCTGGAATAATCCTCTGTATCATCTAGTCACAGAGCTGAAGAGTATGAAAGAATTGTTAGAGGATTTCCTATCAACCACCATGAAGATTGAGAGCATGTCAGAGAAACTTCAAGCCTTAATAGAGAGTCACTTCAGCAAG ATTGTTCTTCCAGTCCTGAATATGATGCACAATGCTTCCAGTACCTGGTCAGGACTCCCATCCCTGACGTCCAGCGATGAAGATAGGCGTCATTCTGAATTGTATAACCTGTTCTACTGCCTGCACAGGGATTTACATAAAGTTGACATGTACATCAAGTTCCTGGGGTGCCGAGCCCGCAAAATGTGCTAA